In Xylanibacter ruminicola 23, a single genomic region encodes these proteins:
- a CDS encoding tetratricopeptide repeat protein, with product MKKLIMMACVLVASSTAFAGDSDALKAILKAKTYAEAETLVKSSLGSLANDAEKAKAYNKLVDLALNDFNAQSAIQTENQVNKQMGKEEKPVDMKLMNEMAFAALVAGIECDKFDQMPNEKGKVAPKFAAKNAQRLWTAPRNTLVNAGQDALTAKDNASARKYWQLFTESDAAPMFKDCDREQQKPFFGQVARFASIFAYQDKDMAKALELADVAMKDPEEYENALNLKLEILGDGLKTKDDSVKYAANLKGIYAEHKVDGVMEKLYNTLLGLGQTDEANKILDDALAANPNNFVALADKGLALLQANKAEEAVPYLQKAFEVKPDNAIIATYAGTGYSVQAQNIEDPAKKKELYKKAIELFDKAKELDPDMLQAKWGYNRYNAYYNYYGADAPETKKAEEESR from the coding sequence ATGAAAAAATTAATCATGATGGCATGTGTGCTGGTAGCTAGCTCTACCGCATTTGCCGGCGACAGTGACGCTTTGAAGGCTATCCTCAAGGCAAAGACTTATGCAGAAGCTGAGACACTCGTAAAGAGCAGCCTTGGTTCTCTGGCTAACGATGCCGAGAAGGCAAAGGCCTACAACAAGCTTGTTGACCTTGCCCTGAACGACTTTAATGCTCAGAGCGCTATCCAGACCGAGAATCAGGTAAACAAGCAGATGGGTAAGGAAGAGAAGCCCGTTGATATGAAACTGATGAACGAGATGGCCTTTGCCGCTCTCGTAGCAGGTATCGAGTGCGACAAGTTCGACCAGATGCCTAACGAGAAGGGTAAGGTAGCTCCTAAGTTTGCTGCTAAGAATGCTCAGCGCCTGTGGACTGCTCCACGTAACACTCTGGTTAACGCTGGTCAGGACGCTCTTACCGCTAAGGATAACGCCTCAGCTCGTAAGTACTGGCAGCTGTTCACCGAGAGCGACGCCGCTCCTATGTTCAAGGATTGCGACCGCGAGCAGCAGAAGCCTTTCTTCGGTCAGGTAGCCCGTTTCGCTTCAATCTTCGCTTATCAGGACAAGGATATGGCTAAGGCTCTTGAGTTGGCTGATGTAGCTATGAAGGATCCCGAGGAGTACGAGAATGCTCTCAACCTCAAGCTCGAGATTCTGGGCGACGGTCTGAAGACTAAGGACGACTCTGTTAAGTATGCTGCCAACCTGAAGGGCATCTATGCCGAGCACAAGGTCGACGGTGTAATGGAGAAGCTGTACAACACCCTGCTGGGTCTCGGTCAGACCGACGAGGCTAACAAGATCCTCGACGACGCTCTTGCCGCTAATCCTAACAACTTTGTAGCCCTCGCCGATAAGGGTCTGGCTCTGCTCCAGGCTAACAAGGCCGAGGAGGCTGTTCCTTACCTCCAGAAGGCATTCGAGGTTAAGCCCGACAACGCTATCATCGCTACCTACGCAGGTACAGGTTACAGCGTACAGGCTCAGAACATCGAGGATCCTGCTAAGAAGAAGGAGCTGTACAAGAAGGCTATCGAGCTGTTCGACAAGGCTAAGGAGCTCGACCCCGACATGCTGCAGGCTAAGTGGGGTTACAACCGCTACAACGCATACTACAACTACTATGGTGCTGACGCTCCTGAGACCAAGAAGGCCGAGGAAGAGTCACGCTAA
- a CDS encoding smalltalk protein, with translation MTKKETLKFIVQMIASIATAIVTALGATSCIGA, from the coding sequence ATGACAAAGAAAGAGACATTAAAGTTTATCGTACAGATGATTGCCAGTATCGCAACTGCGATTGTAACTGCCCTTGGCGCGACATCGTGCATCGGGGCTTAG
- a CDS encoding phosphotransferase — protein sequence MTLQFTNNEGHAIITLCERLDTSSAMQTQAEINQFLSAQSPILSVTVNAAELEYVSSSGLRILLSLTKQYKNFKLVEVNADVYDVLNMTGFVKIMCVERALRQMSIEGCEILGVGGVGTVYRYNDDTIIKVFRDGTTIDEVRNEITMSKEAFVMGMPTAISFDIVKVGAQYGLVYELLHADTLSSLIMHHPERIHEYARMYANLFRQLHAIQMPADSCVPNALEHERKQVLHIRRYFSQENIDLLLQILDAVPAGNRLLHLDLQAKNAMVQGDELMLIDMGEVGYGHPVLDLAHAYSSLILFVGDYEAVIGMPRKLGEQLFDLTIDYYFEGQSADIIALRKQQIAAVANVRNYSWLALSDSFPEAVIQQCQQLFNERVIPHRDHILNVISTLKEWC from the coding sequence ATGACGCTACAATTTACCAATAACGAAGGTCACGCCATCATTACACTTTGTGAACGACTCGACACCTCGAGTGCCATGCAGACACAAGCCGAAATCAATCAGTTTTTATCAGCCCAAAGCCCCATCCTTAGTGTTACAGTTAATGCCGCAGAGCTCGAATACGTGTCGAGTTCGGGCTTGCGCATCCTGCTTTCGCTAACCAAACAATATAAGAATTTCAAACTCGTTGAGGTTAATGCCGACGTTTACGACGTGCTTAACATGACTGGTTTTGTAAAGATAATGTGCGTAGAACGCGCCCTGCGCCAGATGAGTATCGAGGGTTGTGAGATCCTCGGTGTGGGCGGTGTAGGCACCGTTTATCGTTACAACGACGACACCATCATCAAGGTGTTCCGCGATGGCACCACCATCGACGAGGTGCGCAACGAGATTACCATGTCGAAAGAGGCCTTTGTGATGGGTATGCCTACCGCCATTTCGTTCGATATTGTCAAGGTGGGCGCGCAGTACGGTCTGGTTTACGAGCTGCTCCATGCCGACACCCTCAGTTCGCTCATTATGCACCATCCCGAGCGTATCCACGAGTATGCCCGCATGTATGCCAACCTGTTCCGCCAACTGCACGCCATCCAGATGCCAGCCGATAGCTGTGTGCCCAATGCCCTCGAGCACGAACGCAAACAAGTTTTACATATCCGTCGGTATTTTTCACAAGAAAACATCGACCTGTTACTCCAGATTCTCGACGCCGTTCCCGCTGGCAATCGCTTGCTGCATCTCGACCTGCAGGCCAAGAATGCCATGGTACAGGGCGACGAACTTATGCTCATCGATATGGGCGAAGTAGGCTACGGCCATCCTGTGCTCGACCTGGCACACGCCTATTCGTCGCTGATTCTGTTTGTTGGCGATTACGAGGCCGTCATCGGCATGCCACGCAAGTTAGGCGAACAGTTGTTCGATCTGACTATCGACTATTATTTCGAGGGCCAGTCTGCTGACATCATTGCCCTTCGCAAGCAGCAGATAGCCGCTGTGGCAAACGTCCGCAACTACAGTTGGCTTGCCCTCAGCGACTCCTTCCCCGAGGCTGTTATCCAGCAGTGCCAGCAGCTCTTCAACGAGCGCGTCATCCCCCACCGCGATCACATCCTCAACGTCATCAGCACCCTAAAAGAATGGTGCTGA
- a CDS encoding NAD(P)/FAD-dependent oxidoreductase, with product MINEYQIRVKPEVAAQEDRLKAYLGDEYGLNPGDIKGVRILKRSIDARQRQIYVNLKVRTYVNELPTDDEYQHTEYPNVEGKPQVIVVGAGPGGLFAALRLIELGLRPIVLERGKNVHDRKKDLANISRTQQVDGESNYCFGEGGAGAYSDGKLYTRSKKRGNIEKILNVFCQHGASTAILADAHPHIGTDRLPKVIEAMRNTIINCGGEVHFQTKMTRLILGDDNQVIGVEAISQHPTPNTQHQYNGPVILATGHSARDVYRYLAEAKIEIEAKGIAVGVRLEHPSQLIDQIQYHNKQGRGRWLPAAEYSMVTQVDGRGVYSFCMCPGGFVIPAATDKEQIVVNGMSPANRGTAWSNSGMVVEVRPEDLENVKMEEFNNVKIENKALQVMAFQEQLEKMCWQQGNMKQTAPAQRMADFVNGKLSYDLPKSSYAPGLISSPLHFWLPKMISHRLQQGFKAFGKSAHGFLTNEAVMIAVETRTSSPVRIVRDKETLQHVQIQGLFPCGEGAGYAGGIVSAGVDGERCAEAAAQYISSNGQ from the coding sequence ATGATTAACGAATATCAGATTAGAGTAAAGCCGGAGGTAGCGGCGCAGGAGGATAGACTGAAAGCGTATCTGGGCGATGAGTATGGACTGAACCCAGGCGATATTAAGGGTGTACGCATACTGAAACGCAGCATTGATGCGCGCCAGCGACAGATATACGTGAACCTGAAGGTGCGCACATATGTGAACGAACTGCCTACCGACGACGAATACCAGCACACGGAATATCCAAACGTTGAGGGTAAGCCACAGGTAATAGTGGTTGGAGCAGGTCCTGGAGGACTGTTTGCTGCCCTGCGCCTGATAGAGTTGGGTTTGCGCCCGATTGTATTGGAGCGCGGTAAGAACGTGCACGACCGTAAGAAGGATTTGGCCAACATCAGCCGCACGCAGCAGGTTGACGGTGAGAGTAACTACTGCTTTGGTGAGGGTGGCGCCGGTGCCTATAGCGACGGTAAACTGTACACACGCAGCAAAAAGCGTGGTAATATCGAGAAAATTCTGAATGTGTTCTGTCAGCATGGTGCCTCGACGGCTATCCTGGCCGATGCGCATCCGCATATTGGTACCGACCGCTTGCCAAAGGTGATTGAGGCGATGCGAAATACCATCATTAACTGCGGTGGCGAAGTGCACTTTCAGACCAAGATGACGCGACTGATTCTAGGTGACGACAATCAGGTGATAGGTGTTGAAGCTATTAGCCAACACCCAACACCCAACACCCAACACCAATACAACGGTCCTGTCATACTTGCTACGGGACACTCGGCACGTGATGTTTACCGCTATCTGGCTGAAGCTAAGATTGAGATTGAGGCCAAGGGTATTGCGGTAGGCGTGCGACTGGAGCACCCCAGTCAGCTGATTGACCAGATACAGTATCATAATAAACAAGGTAGGGGCCGATGGTTGCCTGCTGCCGAGTACTCGATGGTGACACAGGTGGATGGGCGAGGTGTTTACTCGTTCTGCATGTGTCCCGGTGGATTCGTGATTCCTGCGGCTACCGATAAGGAGCAGATTGTGGTGAACGGTATGAGTCCTGCCAACCGAGGAACAGCCTGGAGTAACTCTGGTATGGTAGTGGAAGTGCGTCCGGAAGATCTGGAAAATGTAAAAATGGAAGAATTTAACAATGTAAAAATTGAAAATAAGGCATTACAGGTGATGGCGTTTCAGGAGCAGCTGGAGAAGATGTGCTGGCAGCAGGGCAATATGAAGCAGACGGCACCGGCACAGCGTATGGCCGACTTTGTGAACGGCAAGCTGAGCTACGATCTGCCAAAATCGTCGTACGCGCCAGGATTGATATCGAGTCCGCTGCACTTCTGGTTGCCTAAGATGATTTCGCACCGACTGCAGCAGGGCTTTAAGGCATTCGGAAAGAGTGCGCACGGATTCCTGACCAACGAGGCGGTGATGATTGCTGTTGAGACACGTACATCGAGTCCGGTGCGAATTGTTCGCGATAAGGAAACGCTGCAACATGTTCAGATTCAGGGACTTTTCCCATGTGGCGAAGGTGCCGGTTATGCAGGCGGTATTGTGAGCGCCGGTGTGGATGGCGAGCGCTGCGCCGAAGCTGCTGCTCAATATATTTCTAGCAACGGACAATAG
- a CDS encoding AAA family ATPase has product MNKDEKFVITISRQFGTGGHEIGAEIARRLGVKLLDKQILNEVAKRIPVVEDAMEKIEARNPLWRDDFTNFYRNYMAKAEYDGAEQDQTSHELFDAQCAAIKQIAQKESCVIVGRCGFYIFKDHPNALKIFVHSSEDCRKRRIAEKYGLDLRDAAAMVVDNDYSRELYTKTYTGCEWFDARNYDISLDVRKFGINGAVDFLMKCIE; this is encoded by the coding sequence ATGAATAAGGATGAGAAATTTGTGATTACGATCAGTCGCCAGTTTGGTACCGGCGGACACGAGATCGGAGCTGAGATTGCCCGTAGGTTAGGTGTTAAGCTGCTCGATAAGCAGATTTTGAACGAGGTGGCTAAACGCATACCTGTAGTAGAGGATGCCATGGAAAAGATTGAGGCACGCAATCCCTTGTGGCGCGACGATTTTACCAATTTTTATCGCAACTACATGGCTAAGGCCGAGTACGACGGAGCTGAGCAGGATCAGACCAGTCATGAGCTGTTTGATGCCCAGTGCGCCGCCATTAAGCAGATAGCCCAGAAAGAGAGTTGTGTGATTGTGGGTCGCTGCGGATTCTACATCTTCAAGGATCACCCCAATGCACTCAAGATTTTTGTGCACAGCTCGGAGGATTGTCGTAAGCGCCGCATAGCCGAAAAATACGGACTTGACCTGCGCGATGCTGCCGCCATGGTGGTGGATAACGACTATAGTCGTGAGTTATATACTAAGACATATACAGGCTGCGAATGGTTCGACGCGCGCAACTACGACATCAGCCTGGATGTGCGAAAATTCGGTATAAACGGCGCTGTAGATTTTTTAATGAAGTGTATTGAGTAG